One region of Mucilaginibacter gotjawali genomic DNA includes:
- the rplI gene encoding 50S ribosomal protein L9, with translation MEVILKQDVKHLGDKDDVVKVKPGYGRNYLIPKGYAIQATESARKVLAENLKQAQFKQEKIRKDADAIAARLEGVKLTIGAKAGETGKIFGAINTIQIADALKKEGFEVDRRRITFDQEPKFVGEYIANVNLHKEVKVQVPFEVVAE, from the coding sequence ATGGAAGTTATTTTAAAACAAGACGTAAAACACCTCGGTGATAAAGACGACGTAGTAAAAGTAAAACCAGGTTATGGCCGTAACTACCTTATCCCTAAGGGTTATGCTATCCAGGCTACTGAATCTGCACGCAAAGTTTTGGCTGAAAACCTTAAACAGGCCCAGTTTAAACAAGAGAAGATCCGCAAGGATGCTGATGCTATTGCTGCCCGTTTAGAAGGCGTGAAATTAACCATCGGCGCTAAAGCAGGCGAAACCGGCAAAATTTTCGGTGCTATCAATACAATTCAAATTGCTGACGCTTTGAAAAAAGAAGGCTTTGAAGTTGACCGCCGCCGCATCACTTTTGACCAGGAGCCAAAATTTGTTGGTGAATATATTGCCAACGTTAACCTGCATAAAGAAGTAAAAGTTCAGGTGCCGTTTGAAGTGGTAGCTGAGTAA